A window of the Choristoneura fumiferana chromosome 30, NRCan_CFum_1, whole genome shotgun sequence genome harbors these coding sequences:
- the LOC141444849 gene encoding copper chaperone for superoxide dismutase-like, which produces MFSTKLEVLVNLGETPDQKILEKTINELKSQDGVKQAEFKNGAFVVDTVLPSSVVLDMVSRSSGKRAVLQGFGDTQSAVAMIFSPDSSILGVIRLQQQGAALAADGSVDGLPPGKHGLHLREAGDLSQGCAGLGGHYNPAGAPHGAPDSEHRHAGDLGNIEADERGRATFRIVGHGVTIAEIIGRSIAITERADDLGRGSSPASKIDGDSGPPIACGIIARSAGVFENPKRICACDGVVVWDERDRPLAGKGRRVDSCCKKDGDKKGEQKPCCKV; this is translated from the exons ATGTTCTCTACCAAG TTAGAAGTCTTAGTGAACCTTGGTGAGACCCCCGACCAGAAGATATTGGAGAAGACGATAAATGAATTGAAATCACAGGATGGTGTAAAACAG GCTGAATTCAAGAATGGTGCATTTGTGGTGGACACTGTGCTGCCGAGCTCCGTGGTCCTGGACATGGTCTCCAGAAGTTCAGGAAAAAGAGCTGTTCTGCAAGGATTTGGAG ACACGCAGTCAGCAGTGGCCATGATATTCAGCCCCGACTCCAGCATCCTCGGCGTGATCCGTCTGCAGCAGCAGGGGGCGGCGCTGGCGGCCGACGGCAGCGTGGACGGCCTGCCGCCCGGCAAGCACGGGCTGCATCTCAGGGAGGCGGGGGATCTTAGCCAG ggttgcgCAGGGCTAGGGGGCCACTACAACCCCGCGGGGGCCCCGCACGGCGCCCCCGACTCGGAACACCGCCACGCAGGCGACCTAGGCAACATAGAGGCCGATGAGAGGGGAAGAGCGACGTTCAGGATCGTTGGACATGGAGTTACC ATAGCGGAGATAATCGGGCGGTCCATCGCCATCACGGAGAGGGCTGATGACCTGGGGCGGGGCTCTTCGCCGGCGTCCAAGATAGACGGAGACAGCGGCCCACC GATAGCTTGCGGCATCATAGCGCGTTCGGCGGGCGTCTTCGAGAACCCTAAACGCATATGCGCGTGCGACGGCGTCGTCGTGTGGGACGAGCGGGACAGGCCGCTGGCGGGAAAGGGACGGAGAGTGGACAGCTGCTGCAAGAAAGACGGGGACAAAAAAGGGGAGCAAAAGCCTTGTTGTAAAGTTTAA